A genomic stretch from Juglans microcarpa x Juglans regia isolate MS1-56 chromosome 3S, Jm3101_v1.0, whole genome shotgun sequence includes:
- the LOC121258689 gene encoding uncharacterized protein LOC121258689 — translation MTMDTQVVAPTPEDVTNTNEVEKEPEMVRRYLKKPVSADAETSRGYQPVVPYSPRLAAGQKNKYHTKIQEIFKQLNVKKKAFLTEQVSTLVLSETPQKFGDPDSPNISIMIDESRIGRALLDLGSSVNLLPFSVYEQLGLGELKKTSIMLQLADRSIKEPRGIVENMLIQVDKFYYPVDFVVLNMQQLATTIYQAPVSLGCPFLVTSNALINCGSGVLKLTFGNITLEMNVFNTCKMPGDCDESEVHAIDLISELDEIK, via the exons ATGACTATGGACACACAggtagttgctcctacacctgAAGATGTAACAAATACtaatgaagttgaaaaagaacCAGAGATGGTGAGACGATACTTGAAGAAGCCTGTGAGTGCAGATGCTGAAACTAGTAGGGGGTATCAACCTGTGGTTCCCTATTCTCCAAGATTGGCAGCTggccaaaagaataaataccacACTAAGATTCAGGAgatcttcaagcaa ctgaatgtaaagaagaaagctttccTAACGGAGCAAGTTAGTACATTGGTATTGAGCGAGACACCTCAGAAGTTTGGAGATCCCGACTCTCCCAACATTTCTATTATGATCGATGAGTCACGCATTGGGAGAGCTTTACTTGATTTggggagtagtgtgaacttgctaccATTCTCAGTGTATGAGCAGTTGGGATTGGGTGAGTTGAAAAAGACCTCCATCATGCTACAGTTGGCTGACAGATCAATTAAGGAGCCGAGGGGTATTGTTGAGAATATGCTGATCCAagtggacaaattttactacccagtggattttgtagttcttaATATGCAACAGCTAGCCACTACTATTTACCAGGCGCCTGTCAGCCTTGGGTGCCCATTCCTTGTTACATCCAATGCACTGATAAATTGTGGAAGTGGAGTACTAAAACTCACCTTCGGGAATATAACATTGGAAATGAATGTGTTCAATACTTGCAAGATGCCTGGTGATTGCGACGAGTCAGAGGTGCATGCTATTGATCTGATTTCAGAGCTTGATGAAATAAAGTGA
- the LOC121258690 gene encoding uncharacterized protein LOC121258690, whose amino-acid sequence MIEAENSMQLHEAEILEMLQKDSSENSDMADTTAEEQPDEMAVEKVVDTSQYKKWVEIRQEIEKNEGPEGFTLKNDGLLYYKGQRVIPAGQEIKDKILWEAHQTPYTTHPGTTKMYHDLKQHFWREGLKKDVVDYVNRCSICRTVKAENQRPAGDLQSLPIP is encoded by the exons atgattgaggctgagaactCTATGCAGCTACATGAGGCTGAAATCCTGGAGATGCTACAAAAGGATAGTTCTGAGAACTCTGATATGGCTGATACTACTGCTGAGGAGCAGCCTGATGAAATGGCTGTTGAGAAGGTGGTGGATACCAGCCAG TACAAGAAATGGGTGGAAATTCGACAGGAGATAGAGAAGAATGAAGGACCCGAAGGTTTCACCCTAAAAAATGATGGGTTGCTATACTACAAAGGCCAGAGAGTTATCCCAGCTGGTCAAGAGATCAAGGATAAGATACTATGGGAAGCACATCAGACTCCATACACAACCCACCCAGGGACCACCAAAATGTATCATGATTTGAAGCAACACTTTTGGAGGGAAGGATTAAAAAAGGACGTAGTGGATTATGTTAATAGATGCTCGATATGTAGAACAGTCAAGGCAGAGAATCAGAGACCCGCAGGAGATTTACAGTCACTCCCAATCCCATAA